From Natronorubrum halophilum, a single genomic window includes:
- a CDS encoding universal stress protein, whose translation MYNRILVPVDESDPAAAALDHALEIADEWDATVSLLYVADTNESSQTRLGTEVVDVLEQEGEEIVSNARERVAERGVSVTTDIVQGIPHEAIVQYAATHDADLVVMGTHGRDGLERYVLGSVAERVVNRATIPVLTVRAADDVTTSYPYTAVLVPTDGSDHAMAALQRGADVANRNNATVHLLSVLEEPILGLGNDRSDRDERVRGLLEEATSTVQNAGVDDVVTAVESGSVPREITSYADSEGIDLIVMGTHGRTGIDQHLLGSITERVLRTASVPVLTTNRKNPS comes from the coding sequence ATGTATAACCGTATTCTCGTTCCCGTCGACGAAAGCGATCCCGCGGCGGCGGCGCTGGATCACGCGCTCGAGATCGCCGACGAGTGGGATGCGACCGTTTCCCTGCTCTACGTCGCGGATACGAACGAGTCCAGTCAGACTCGTCTCGGTACCGAGGTCGTCGACGTTCTAGAACAGGAGGGCGAAGAGATCGTTTCGAACGCTCGCGAACGAGTCGCGGAACGCGGTGTCTCCGTCACCACGGATATTGTCCAGGGGATTCCCCACGAAGCCATCGTCCAATACGCCGCGACGCACGACGCCGACCTCGTGGTGATGGGGACCCACGGCCGGGACGGACTTGAGCGATACGTTCTCGGAAGCGTCGCGGAGCGCGTCGTCAACAGAGCGACGATACCGGTTCTGACGGTCCGCGCGGCCGACGATGTGACGACGAGCTATCCGTATACCGCCGTCCTCGTCCCGACGGACGGAAGCGATCACGCGATGGCCGCCCTGCAGCGAGGCGCGGACGTGGCGAATCGCAACAATGCCACGGTTCACCTCCTCTCCGTCCTCGAGGAACCGATACTCGGATTAGGGAACGACCGATCCGATCGCGACGAACGGGTCCGAGGACTACTCGAGGAAGCCACGTCGACGGTACAGAACGCGGGTGTCGACGACGTTGTTACCGCCGTCGAGTCGGGATCGGTGCCACGGGAAATCACCTCGTACGCGGATTCGGAGGGAATCGATCTCATCGTGATGGGAACGCACGGCCGAACGGGGATCGATCAGCACCTCCTCGGGAGCATCACCGAACGGGTACTTCGAACCGCGTCGGTCCCCGTCCTGACGACGAATCGAAAAAATCCCTCGTGA
- a CDS encoding sulfatase, which yields MDRASQSNVLFVVLDTVRKDRLGPYGYGRETTPELSRFAEEATVFESAVAPAPWTLPVHASLFTGRYPSQHGADQGSPYLDDVVTLASILSAADYDTACYSSNAWITPYTGLTDGFDEQDSFFEALPGDVLSGPLASVWQTVNDNDYLHELASKLVRVGAIAHEKLASGEGADSKTPAVIDRTRSFIDDSESDRGWFTFVNLMDAHLPYYPPETYREEFAPGVDPDEVCQNSKEYNSGAREIDDEEWDAIRGLYDAEIAHMDAELGRLFAWLRETGQWEETTVIVAADHGELHGEHDLYGHEFALYDELINVPLLVKHPDLEADRRDDLVELLDCYHTVLDAMDVDPSTVETDGDGNALARDPTRSLLSSEYRNFEAAADPGPSQRAVLEGDDNGDYAFVEYAQPVIELHHLEEKASNAGIDLPDDHRAYSRQRAARSTDAKYIRADRISDESYRLDEKAPADPADDEVVAATERALIRFEDAVGGAWDDPTETNADEGDALAEANEETRDRLRELGYLG from the coding sequence ATGGACAGGGCTTCTCAGTCAAACGTCCTTTTTGTCGTGTTGGATACCGTTCGAAAAGACCGTCTCGGTCCGTACGGGTACGGACGGGAGACGACGCCGGAACTCTCGAGATTCGCCGAGGAGGCGACCGTCTTCGAGTCGGCAGTTGCGCCCGCCCCGTGGACCTTGCCGGTTCACGCCTCGCTGTTTACCGGCCGTTATCCGAGCCAGCACGGGGCCGACCAGGGGAGCCCGTACCTCGACGACGTCGTGACCCTCGCGTCTATTCTCTCGGCAGCCGACTACGACACGGCGTGTTACTCCTCGAACGCCTGGATTACACCCTACACCGGGCTCACCGATGGCTTCGACGAGCAAGATTCGTTCTTCGAAGCCCTCCCCGGTGACGTCCTTTCGGGGCCGTTAGCCAGCGTGTGGCAGACGGTCAACGACAACGACTATCTCCACGAACTGGCGTCGAAACTCGTCAGGGTCGGCGCGATAGCCCACGAAAAACTCGCCAGCGGCGAGGGTGCCGACTCCAAGACGCCGGCAGTTATCGACCGGACGCGGTCGTTCATCGACGACAGCGAGAGCGACCGGGGATGGTTCACGTTCGTCAACCTGATGGACGCCCACCTACCCTACTACCCGCCCGAGACGTACCGCGAGGAGTTCGCCCCCGGCGTCGATCCCGACGAGGTCTGCCAGAACTCGAAGGAGTACAACTCGGGCGCTCGAGAGATCGACGACGAGGAGTGGGACGCCATTCGCGGACTGTACGACGCCGAAATCGCCCACATGGACGCCGAACTCGGCCGGCTGTTCGCGTGGCTGCGAGAAACCGGTCAGTGGGAAGAAACGACCGTCATCGTCGCGGCCGACCACGGCGAACTCCACGGCGAACACGACCTCTACGGCCACGAGTTCGCCCTCTACGACGAGCTCATCAACGTCCCGCTGCTGGTGAAACACCCCGATCTCGAGGCCGACCGACGCGACGATCTCGTCGAGTTGCTCGATTGCTATCACACCGTCCTCGACGCGATGGACGTGGACCCGAGCACCGTCGAGACGGACGGCGACGGCAACGCCCTCGCTCGCGATCCGACGCGATCGCTGCTCTCGAGTGAGTATCGCAACTTCGAGGCGGCCGCGGATCCGGGTCCCAGCCAGCGGGCGGTGCTCGAGGGGGACGACAACGGTGACTACGCGTTCGTTGAGTACGCCCAGCCGGTCATCGAACTGCACCACTTAGAAGAGAAGGCGAGCAATGCCGGCATCGACCTCCCCGACGATCACCGGGCCTACTCGCGGCAGCGCGCCGCCCGCAGCACCGATGCGAAGTACATTCGTGCCGACCGAATTTCAGACGAGAGCTACCGCCTCGACGAGAAAGCGCCGGCCGATCCGGCGGACGACGAGGTTGTCGCTGCGACCGAACGGGCACTCATTCGCTTCGAGGACGCCGTCGGCGGCGCGTGGGACGACCCGACCGAGACGAACGCTGACGAGGGTGACGCACTGGCGGAGGCAAACGAGGAGACCCGCGATCGACTTCGCGAACTCGGCTACCTCGGGTGA
- a CDS encoding glycosyltransferase produces MKIGFFTDSYFPEIDGVTYTIKLWREELERKGHEVYVVYPDGDYEPGDREFPVRSLPNPFYAGYRIPLFRRPSTLPELDVVHCHGPASVGILGRYYARKHELPTIYTHHTPLEEYFHQNVKLESVASAMSKLYVPLENAFLESFDIVTASTERIERDVTHVPLPVGIDMEFFQPTAEDWYADADKPVIGYSGRLSMEKNVNDILEVAKEVPEYEFVVVGEGPYRASLERNAPENVELRDFLPREELPTFYSSIDAFVTASTADTLGLSTLEANACGTPVIAADVAPFDQTIGPDNGDRFEYGDLEAMADTIERCLRTDRDTRAAVEKYDVRRTLDHLEHLYRSQTSTGETPAVADDNWGFSDDSPGSLD; encoded by the coding sequence ATGAAAATCGGATTCTTCACGGACAGCTACTTCCCCGAGATCGACGGCGTAACGTACACGATCAAACTCTGGCGAGAGGAACTCGAACGGAAGGGCCACGAGGTCTACGTCGTCTATCCGGACGGCGACTACGAACCCGGTGATCGCGAATTTCCGGTCAGATCGCTCCCGAATCCCTTCTACGCCGGCTACCGGATTCCGCTCTTCAGGCGGCCGTCGACGCTTCCGGAACTCGACGTCGTTCACTGTCACGGTCCCGCGTCGGTCGGCATCCTCGGGCGGTACTACGCGCGAAAACACGAACTGCCGACGATTTACACCCACCACACGCCGCTCGAGGAGTACTTCCACCAGAACGTCAAACTCGAGTCGGTCGCTAGCGCCATGTCGAAACTGTACGTTCCGCTGGAGAACGCGTTCCTCGAAAGCTTCGATATCGTGACCGCATCCACGGAGCGGATCGAACGGGACGTCACTCACGTCCCGCTTCCGGTGGGGATCGACATGGAGTTCTTCCAGCCGACCGCCGAGGACTGGTACGCCGACGCCGACAAACCGGTAATCGGGTACAGCGGCCGGCTCAGTATGGAAAAAAACGTCAACGATATTCTCGAGGTCGCAAAGGAGGTGCCGGAGTACGAGTTCGTCGTCGTCGGCGAGGGGCCCTATCGCGCCAGCCTCGAGCGGAACGCGCCGGAGAACGTCGAACTCCGCGACTTCCTCCCCCGAGAGGAGCTGCCGACGTTTTACTCCTCGATCGACGCGTTCGTGACCGCCTCGACTGCGGACACGCTCGGGCTCTCGACGCTCGAGGCCAACGCCTGTGGCACGCCCGTTATCGCAGCGGACGTCGCGCCGTTCGATCAGACGATCGGTCCCGACAACGGCGACCGATTCGAGTACGGCGATCTCGAAGCGATGGCCGACACCATCGAGCGCTGTCTCCGAACGGATCGCGACACGAGGGCGGCCGTCGAGAAGTACGATGTCCGTCGCACCTTAGATCACCTCGAGCACCTGTACCGGAGCCAGACGTCGACGGGCGAGACGCCGGCCGTGGCTGACGATAACTGGGGATTTTCCGACGACTCACCGGGATCTCTTGATTGA
- a CDS encoding aryl-sulfate sulfotransferase, which translates to MSEQSLPSLTAVRSVLSRNRLRIAFIAVILLSAAALATSASEDGLSTATEADVPNAPETDNHTVITESGRAGTITAYTPDGEVMYYNNTRTKYFDVDPTEDDPLTVEYTATDTIHSAGPTCSDPPCSRNVLERVDLETGEVEVLYERYDYKETAGEWHDATRINDTHVAIADIVADQVFVVNTETEVVDWLWDAQSDFPVEEGGPYPEDWAHINDVEYIEEGEHEGRIMASLRNQDQVVFLDPEEGLVDDWTLGSENDYDVQYEQHNPDYIPESQGGPAIVVADSEQGRVQEFQREDGEWNRTWQWADEQIQWPRDADRLPNGNTLIADSHGNRVIEVNEEGEIVWEVGSTLPYEAERLETGAESEGGQSAAELGLESRTADDDGGDSDDGFGFNPLEYPGNLLEELLPHRIHNGLLFATPIWMGSTEFAAVGIALLVGVTWAALEVRWQLRDAGIRFRLPFYRRDG; encoded by the coding sequence GTGAGTGAGCAGTCGCTTCCATCGCTTACGGCCGTGCGGTCGGTGCTCTCGCGAAATCGACTTCGCATCGCGTTCATCGCCGTGATTCTCCTTTCAGCAGCCGCACTTGCCACTTCAGCGTCGGAAGACGGTCTCTCGACTGCGACCGAGGCGGACGTTCCAAACGCACCGGAGACGGACAATCACACGGTCATCACCGAATCAGGGCGAGCGGGGACGATCACCGCATACACGCCCGATGGCGAGGTGATGTACTACAACAACACCCGGACGAAGTACTTCGACGTCGATCCCACCGAAGATGACCCGCTGACCGTCGAGTACACCGCGACGGATACGATCCACAGCGCGGGGCCGACGTGCAGCGATCCGCCGTGCTCGAGAAACGTCCTCGAGCGCGTTGATCTCGAGACCGGCGAGGTCGAAGTGCTCTACGAGCGCTACGACTACAAGGAGACCGCCGGCGAGTGGCACGACGCGACGCGCATCAACGACACGCACGTGGCCATCGCTGACATCGTCGCGGATCAAGTGTTCGTCGTGAACACCGAGACAGAGGTCGTCGACTGGCTCTGGGACGCCCAGAGCGACTTCCCCGTCGAGGAAGGCGGCCCGTATCCGGAGGACTGGGCGCACATCAACGACGTCGAGTACATCGAGGAAGGTGAACACGAGGGGCGGATCATGGCCAGCCTGCGAAACCAGGACCAGGTCGTCTTCCTCGACCCGGAGGAGGGACTGGTCGACGACTGGACGCTCGGGAGCGAGAACGATTACGACGTCCAGTACGAACAGCACAACCCCGACTACATCCCCGAATCGCAGGGCGGGCCGGCCATCGTCGTCGCCGACTCGGAACAGGGCCGAGTCCAGGAGTTCCAGCGCGAGGACGGCGAGTGGAACCGAACCTGGCAGTGGGCGGACGAGCAGATTCAGTGGCCTCGAGACGCCGACAGGCTCCCCAACGGGAACACGCTCATCGCCGACTCACACGGTAATCGCGTGATCGAGGTCAACGAAGAGGGTGAGATCGTCTGGGAGGTCGGATCGACGCTCCCCTACGAGGCGGAACGCCTCGAGACCGGCGCGGAGAGCGAGGGCGGCCAGAGCGCAGCCGAACTCGGCCTCGAGTCCCGCACGGCCGACGACGACGGCGGCGACAGTGATGACGGCTTTGGATTCAATCCGCTCGAGTATCCGGGGAACCTCCTCGAGGAGCTTCTTCCCCACCGAATTCACAACGGGCTCCTCTTCGCAACGCCGATCTGGATGGGATCGACCGAGTTCGCCGCCGTCGGCATCGCGCTCCTCGTCGGGGTGACGTGGGCCGCATTAGAGGTCAGGTGGCAACTTCGTGATGCGGGAATCCGGTTCCGGCTCCCGTTCTATCGGCGGGATGGTTGA
- a CDS encoding DedA family protein, translated as MGPLQLDGLPTWLESLFASELAFVVLFGICILEGAMMLRFMPSELVVPSAITLIGSSIPEVMTIVVIAVVGTTIGQAVLFYLVRRAGREYVIRKRWFPLTESRLERFDGWFDRWGGVAVAGSNTLLVVRGLLTVPAGLSEMDGRSFVALSAIGSLSFQSILAGLYLFGGYLLLFG; from the coding sequence ATGGGACCGCTACAACTTGACGGACTGCCGACGTGGCTCGAGTCACTGTTCGCGTCGGAACTCGCGTTCGTCGTGTTGTTCGGCATCTGCATCCTCGAGGGAGCGATGATGCTGCGGTTCATGCCGAGCGAACTCGTCGTTCCGAGTGCGATCACGCTGATCGGCTCGTCGATCCCCGAGGTGATGACGATCGTCGTGATCGCCGTCGTCGGGACGACTATCGGACAGGCCGTGCTGTTCTACCTGGTTCGTCGTGCCGGCCGGGAGTACGTCATCCGGAAGCGGTGGTTTCCGCTCACGGAATCGCGACTCGAGCGGTTCGACGGGTGGTTCGACCGCTGGGGGGGCGTCGCCGTCGCTGGGAGTAATACGCTGTTGGTCGTCAGGGGATTACTCACCGTCCCCGCCGGGCTCTCGGAGATGGACGGGCGCTCGTTCGTCGCGCTGTCGGCGATCGGCTCGCTGTCCTTCCAGTCGATCCTCGCCGGTCTCTACCTCTTCGGCGGCTATCTCCTCCTCTTCGGGTGA
- a CDS encoding lysylphosphatidylglycerol synthase transmembrane domain-containing protein translates to MNERNRRAFLIGVVGTIAVFAVLFFVVGARRILESLLSADPSLVVATFVLALCWLAAWSLMLRTVLASLDVDISISTAFFVYAGAVFANNVTPFGQAGGEPIAALLISKVSDSRYETGLVGIASVDVLNVVPSVSLILAGVGYYATTATVGESLETAVGSAVALIAAIVFAMVLVWRWRDALIDRLPAIVAPQLGRLGLERFDSETLEEDLSDRLGRLFENIERVAMDRWRLATAVGLSLAGWLFQVFALTAAFAALGYSVPPSVLLFVIPLANLAGAAPLPGGLGGIEAAFVTLLVPTTGIEASAITAAVLIFRGAVYWMPVAIGGASVSGFGVNALR, encoded by the coding sequence ATGAACGAGCGAAACAGGCGCGCGTTTCTTATCGGCGTTGTCGGGACGATAGCGGTCTTTGCCGTCCTGTTCTTCGTCGTCGGTGCGCGCCGAATCCTCGAGTCGTTACTCTCGGCGGATCCGTCTCTGGTCGTCGCCACATTCGTCCTTGCACTCTGCTGGCTAGCCGCCTGGAGTCTAATGCTCCGGACCGTCCTCGCCTCGCTCGACGTCGATATCTCGATCAGTACGGCGTTTTTCGTCTACGCCGGTGCCGTCTTCGCCAACAACGTCACCCCGTTCGGCCAGGCTGGCGGCGAACCCATCGCCGCGTTGCTCATCTCCAAGGTTTCGGACTCTCGGTACGAAACCGGCCTCGTCGGCATCGCGAGCGTCGACGTTCTCAACGTCGTTCCATCCGTCTCGCTAATCCTCGCCGGCGTCGGGTACTACGCGACTACTGCCACCGTCGGCGAGAGCCTCGAGACGGCCGTCGGCTCGGCAGTCGCGTTGATTGCTGCGATCGTGTTCGCCATGGTGCTCGTCTGGCGATGGCGCGACGCACTCATTGATCGGCTTCCCGCCATTGTCGCTCCCCAACTCGGCCGACTCGGACTCGAACGGTTCGACTCCGAAACGCTCGAGGAAGATCTCTCGGACCGGCTGGGGCGGTTGTTCGAGAATATCGAGCGCGTTGCGATGGACCGGTGGCGTCTCGCCACCGCGGTCGGCCTCTCGCTAGCCGGCTGGCTCTTTCAGGTGTTCGCACTCACGGCGGCGTTCGCTGCACTCGGCTATAGCGTTCCGCCGTCCGTCCTACTGTTCGTAATTCCGCTCGCTAACCTCGCCGGTGCAGCGCCTCTCCCGGGCGGTCTCGGCGGAATCGAAGCCGCGTTCGTTACGCTACTCGTCCCGACGACCGGCATCGAGGCGTCGGCCATTACCGCAGCCGTCCTCATCTTCCGGGGTGCGGTCTACTGGATGCCGGTCGCGATCGGGGGTGCGTCGGTGTCCGGGTTCGGCGTCAACGCCCTGCGGTGA
- a CDS encoding glycosyltransferase family 4 protein: MKINHYFEFEKHVTGGIRESVVHQRKILDRLNLQYTTDPTLDADAFHCNLMGPRSVWCAKRARSRDIPIVAHTHVTAEDFGDSFRFTNVLAKPLKPYLEWAYGLADALVCPSEYNRRLIETYTDTPTTVISNGVDREKLEGFEALESEYRERYDLESPVVFLVGHVIKRKGLETFVELARRMPDMDFAWFGPLDLSLKGRETTRLIEESPENCTFPGYIDDVRGAYAAGDIFCFPTYEENEGIALLEAMTAGKPVLVRDIETFSWLEDGEDCLKASESGSKSGVDAFVDALERLEDPDLRRRLGSNAADRSEQFSLETVANQYQSLYEEVA, encoded by the coding sequence ATAAAAATCAACCACTACTTCGAGTTCGAGAAGCACGTTACCGGTGGGATCCGCGAGTCTGTCGTCCACCAGCGGAAGATACTCGACCGACTGAACCTACAGTATACGACCGACCCGACCCTCGATGCCGATGCGTTCCACTGCAACCTTATGGGCCCTCGATCGGTCTGGTGTGCGAAACGGGCACGGTCGCGCGACATCCCGATCGTCGCCCACACGCACGTGACGGCCGAGGACTTCGGGGACAGCTTTCGGTTTACGAACGTTCTCGCCAAACCGCTGAAACCGTACCTCGAGTGGGCCTACGGACTGGCCGACGCCCTGGTCTGTCCCTCGGAGTACAACCGGCGGCTGATCGAGACCTACACGGACACCCCGACGACCGTCATCTCGAACGGCGTCGACCGCGAGAAACTCGAGGGGTTCGAAGCTCTCGAGTCGGAGTACCGCGAGCGTTACGACCTCGAGTCGCCCGTCGTCTTTCTCGTCGGCCACGTCATCAAACGTAAGGGCCTCGAGACGTTCGTCGAACTGGCTCGCCGGATGCCCGACATGGACTTCGCGTGGTTCGGCCCGTTGGATCTCTCGTTGAAGGGACGCGAGACCACGCGGTTGATCGAGGAGTCGCCGGAGAACTGTACGTTCCCCGGCTACATCGACGACGTTCGCGGTGCGTATGCAGCCGGTGATATCTTCTGTTTCCCGACGTACGAGGAAAACGAGGGGATCGCACTGCTGGAAGCAATGACCGCGGGCAAACCGGTTCTCGTTCGCGACATCGAGACGTTCTCGTGGCTCGAGGACGGCGAGGACTGTCTGAAAGCGTCGGAATCGGGGTCCAAATCGGGCGTCGACGCGTTCGTGGACGCCCTCGAGCGACTCGAGGACCCCGACCTTCGGCGTCGACTCGGATCGAACGCGGCCGACCGGAGCGAGCAGTTCTCGCTCGAGACGGTCGCGAACCAGTATCAATCGCTGTACGAAGAGGTGGCCTGA
- a CDS encoding YybS family protein: MLALGSPAITPPSDAAVEQQKPMVTVDDDSSIWPYTSRATTFEERTLAINMVIAGDPAETRQHLEERSRGEWNETTPDQEDVSADGPDDPVGTATAWGRADGSTRYTYVNPSDDSSGGLWLGESYQLHDGEYFGSRHHIRAYESPTDDEWTAIQAHSEHWDWFRLGHTVDSVETSQRYVEREFMDRRYVANVTRVHLGNDHGSDANGWVTIVDLENGSPLHFALVGLLPGAMLANRLSSRTAMRAVATSRVSRALVLAGSLIGLYLGIRFGALAVETRFSDAGPKLVVRAFYPLLVVGLPACTYYLARSLDRQTAFAAGSIGFAVAILFDYTLLGVTRLPVNVLVHRFSTAIALGFIAAGASHTVRVDPEDHDLVRLGVLLWIVTVFVPLLRFL, encoded by the coding sequence GTGTTAGCCCTGGGATCGCCCGCTATCACGCCGCCCAGCGATGCCGCGGTCGAACAGCAGAAACCGATGGTGACCGTCGACGACGACTCGTCGATATGGCCGTACACGAGTCGGGCAACGACGTTCGAAGAACGAACGCTCGCGATCAACATGGTGATCGCCGGTGATCCAGCGGAAACGCGCCAACACCTGGAAGAACGGAGCCGCGGCGAATGGAACGAAACGACGCCCGATCAGGAGGACGTGAGCGCTGACGGACCCGACGACCCCGTCGGAACGGCAACGGCCTGGGGACGCGCCGACGGTTCGACGCGGTACACCTACGTCAACCCAAGCGACGACTCGTCCGGCGGGCTGTGGCTCGGCGAGAGCTATCAGCTACACGACGGCGAATACTTCGGTTCGCGCCATCACATTCGAGCCTACGAGTCGCCCACCGACGACGAGTGGACCGCGATTCAGGCCCACAGCGAACACTGGGACTGGTTTCGCCTCGGCCACACGGTCGACAGCGTCGAAACCTCACAGCGATACGTCGAACGCGAGTTCATGGACCGTCGGTACGTGGCGAACGTGACGCGCGTCCATCTGGGCAACGACCACGGTTCGGACGCTAACGGCTGGGTGACGATCGTCGACCTCGAGAACGGCTCTCCGCTTCACTTCGCGCTCGTCGGTCTGTTACCCGGTGCGATGCTCGCGAACCGACTTTCTTCGCGGACCGCCATGCGAGCGGTGGCTACCTCTCGAGTGTCCCGTGCGCTAGTGTTAGCTGGCTCGCTGATCGGACTCTACCTCGGTATCCGGTTCGGAGCGCTCGCCGTCGAGACGCGATTTAGCGACGCCGGCCCGAAGCTTGTCGTGAGAGCGTTCTACCCGCTGCTCGTCGTCGGATTACCGGCCTGTACGTATTATCTCGCCCGGTCGCTGGATCGCCAGACGGCCTTCGCCGCCGGCTCGATCGGCTTCGCGGTCGCGATTCTGTTCGATTACACGCTCCTCGGTGTGACGCGACTCCCGGTCAACGTGCTCGTCCATCGATTTTCGACGGCGATCGCGCTCGGATTCATCGCCGCGGGCGCGTCACACACCGTCCGTGTCGACCCCGAGGACCACGATCTCGTGCGACTCGGCGTGCTCCTCTGGATCGTGACTGTGTTCGTCCCGCTACTTCGATTCCTGTAG
- a CDS encoding NAD-dependent epimerase/dehydratase family protein — MQNARVLVTGGAGFIGSNLSNALAEHNEVIALDNGYLGTSENLDDEVTYVEADVLDEDLPTDVDVVYHLAALSSRQMLEENPREGARVNIEGFVNVVEQALADGCRTIVYASSSSVYGSRTTPTAEDIDIEAATGYDASMLGRERYAEYYNDFYDELTLAGMRFFSVYQGYGGTEEHKGAYANTVSQFADEIANGNAPVLWGDGTQTRDFTHIDDIVRGLKEAADHELAGVYNLGTGDPYSFNEMVDLINDVLETDIEPTYEAVPLENYIYDTCGDSSKIREETGWEPRIDFEEGVERVCQPYLSDGPRMVNPN; from the coding sequence ATGCAGAACGCTCGAGTACTCGTTACCGGCGGTGCGGGATTTATCGGGTCAAATCTCTCGAACGCGCTCGCCGAGCACAACGAGGTTATCGCGTTGGATAACGGCTATCTCGGAACATCCGAGAACCTCGACGACGAGGTGACCTACGTCGAGGCGGACGTTCTCGACGAGGATCTCCCGACCGACGTGGACGTCGTCTACCACCTCGCGGCGCTCTCGAGCCGGCAGATGCTCGAGGAAAACCCACGAGAGGGCGCTCGAGTCAATATCGAGGGCTTCGTAAACGTCGTCGAACAGGCGCTGGCGGACGGCTGCCGGACGATCGTCTACGCGTCGTCATCGTCGGTTTACGGGAGCCGAACGACGCCGACGGCCGAAGACATCGATATCGAAGCCGCGACGGGGTACGACGCGTCGATGCTCGGGAGAGAGCGGTACGCGGAGTACTACAACGACTTCTACGACGAGTTGACGCTCGCCGGAATGCGGTTTTTCTCGGTCTATCAGGGCTACGGGGGGACCGAAGAACACAAAGGCGCGTACGCAAATACGGTTTCGCAGTTCGCCGATGAGATCGCCAACGGGAACGCGCCCGTACTGTGGGGGGACGGGACGCAAACGCGGGACTTTACGCACATCGACGACATCGTTCGCGGACTCAAGGAAGCCGCCGACCACGAACTGGCGGGCGTGTACAATCTCGGGACGGGCGACCCCTACTCGTTCAACGAGATGGTCGACCTGATCAACGACGTCCTAGAGACGGATATCGAACCGACGTACGAAGCCGTCCCGCTCGAAAACTACATCTACGACACGTGTGGGGACAGTTCAAAGATCCGTGAAGAAACCGGCTGGGAACCCCGGATAGACTTCGAAGAGGGCGTTGAACGGGTCTGTCAGCCGTATCTCTCGGACGGACCGCGAATGGTGAATCCGAACTGA
- a CDS encoding metal-dependent hydrolase yields the protein MYRGGHVGFNALLYAPFVPVLSRYWSLEIALLGAALALAVANLPDIDQSLPRLPHRGPTHTIWFAVLVGVAAGGGTALVARSTPQSFLFGFAIGTGGVLAHLAGDIVTPMGICPFAPVSRFHVTLNWFKSKNSRINRVLLLVGLSALSASVLLTVGLSTGAVHTG from the coding sequence ATGTATCGCGGCGGCCACGTCGGATTCAACGCCTTGCTGTACGCCCCGTTCGTCCCCGTGCTGAGCCGCTACTGGTCGCTCGAGATCGCGTTACTGGGCGCGGCGCTCGCCCTCGCTGTCGCGAACCTGCCGGATATCGACCAGTCGCTGCCGCGACTCCCCCACCGCGGGCCGACGCACACGATCTGGTTCGCCGTTCTAGTCGGCGTGGCTGCCGGCGGCGGAACCGCGCTCGTCGCTCGTTCGACGCCGCAATCGTTTCTGTTTGGATTCGCCATCGGAACCGGTGGCGTCCTCGCCCACCTCGCGGGCGATATCGTGACACCGATGGGGATCTGCCCCTTCGCCCCCGTTTCACGGTTTCACGTGACCCTCAACTGGTTCAAATCCAAGAACAGCCGGATCAATCGAGTCCTGTTACTCGTCGGCCTTTCGGCACTGAGCGCGTCAGTGCTCCTTACGGTCGGGCTATCGACGGGGGCCGTCCACACAGGCTGA